A window of Zetaproteobacteria bacterium genomic DNA:
GCTCCATGGCGGAGAGGCGGTCGGAGAGGCCGGAGAGGTCGCGTACCCGCGCGTCGAGGGCACTGCGCATCCGCCGGCCCCGCTCGATCATCCGACGCTGTGCCTGCTGCAGCTCGTCGTTGATCCGCTGCAGGTGGGCGCGCGCGGCCACCGGATCCTCCGGCACCGGCCGGGCCAGCATGATCGAGACCTGCTGCAGCTCCGGCGACTCCTCGTCCAGGCCGAGCAGCAACTGCTGCACCGCGCGCAGCGACTCCATCGTCGCCTGGGCCAACCGGTGCAGCTGCCGGATCGTCTCCCGATCCTGCCGCAGATGCTCAAGCAGCGCCTCGGCGAACCAGGCGATCCGCTCGGCCACCGGAATCGCCCGCGCACCGGGGATGCCGAGCATGCCGGCCATGTGCTTGACTCCCCGCTCCACCTCGGTCTGCAGCGCCGCACCGGCCAACAGCCGCTCCTTCTGCAGGGCGACATGGGCCTCGATGCGCAGGGCGTCGGCGGGATCTTCCTCGCCCGGCCAGCGCCGCACCAGCGCCCCGTGTTCGGCGTCGCACAGCCGCGCCAGCCACGCCGCCAGCGTGCGGGCGCTCTCCGGCACGGTGGTGGCCGCCTCCTCCATCATCTCCAACTGCAGCACCAGCTTGCGCAGATGATGCTGGATCCTGCGATCCTTGTGGTCGCGCAGCAAGTCGTGCAACGCCGAGGCGTGGCCGCGGACCTCGCCGAAGTCGATCCGCTTCATGCCGCCCGTTCGCTGTCGGCCGCCATGGCGCGCGCGGTCTCGATCGCGCAACAGAGGCTGTCCGGGCTGGCCGTGCCCGTCCCCGCCCGGTCGAGCGCCGTGCCGTGGTCGACGCTGGTGCGGATGATCGGCAGGCCGAGCGAGATGTTGACCGACCGGCCGAACCCCTGCATCTTCAACGGAATCAGCGCCTGGTCGTGGTAGCAGCAGAGGATGGCGTCGAAGCGGTGCGCCTGCGGCGGCGCAAACAGGGTGTCGGCCGGCAGCGGGCCGGTGATCGCGATGCCGCGCGCCTGCAGTGCATGGACCGCCGGGGCCAGGATGCGCTCCTCCTCGTCGCCGAAGTGGCCCCGCTCCCCGCCGTGGGGGTTGAGCGCGCAGAGCGCCAGCCGCGGACGGGCGACGGAGAATCGGCGGCGCAGCTCCCGATCGAGGATGGATGCCGCGCGCTCCACCTCCGCGCGATCCAGCGCGTCGGGTACCGCACGCAGCGCCATGTGGGTGGTGAGCAGCGCCACACGCAATCCGGGAGCGGCCAGCATCATCACCACCGCCACGTCGCCGCAGAGATGGGCGAGAAACTCGGTATGGCCGGGGAAGGCGAAGCCGCCCTCGCGCAGCACCGCCTTCTCGATCGGGCCGGTGACCAGGGCTGCCGCCTGCCCGGCCAGACAAGCGCGGGCGGCCAGGCGGATGGCCGCGATGACCGTGCCGGCGGTGGCCGGCGCAGGTTGCCCGACCCGCACCGGCGCGGTGGTCCATCCATCTTCGGCCAGGCAGGAGATGGCGCGGTCGTCCGGCGGCATGGCGATCCGCTCCAGCCGGCGGACGGGGGCGTCGATCCCCAGGGTGCGGGCCCGCGCTTCGATCCATGCCGGCGGAGCGACCACCAGCAGATCGCGAAACTGCTCCGGCGCCCGTTGCCACAACAGCAGTGCGCAGTCGGGTCCGATCCCCGCCGGCTCACCCAGGGTGAGCAGCAGCGGGCGGTGGCCGGGGTCAACGGCCATGGTCCGGAGGCGGGGCGGCGACCCAGCGGCCGGGGACGACGCGGCCCGTCGCGTCGATGTGGGCCGGGATGTAGCGCATCGGCGGTGGTGCGGGCCGGTCGGCCAGTGACCACCAGACCAGCAGCGAGCAGCCGAAGCCGATGAGCAGTGCGGCGAGGATGAACCAGTTGGGCGGGCGCCGGGAGGGGTGGGGCGTGACGTCGATGATCTCCGGCGCGCGCCGGCGCCGCCGCTCGCGCAGGGCGATGAAGAGCAGCAGCAGAAGGTGGCGCAGCAGCAGCGTGAAGAGCGCCGGGCCGAAGAAGAAGAGCAGGGTGATGAAGAAGCGCCGCACGCTAGTTCCGATCCGTTGCGCGACGGCGATCGCCGCGCACGCCTCTGGATCCTTCCACCGGGGGGCGCCCCCTCATTCCCGGCAGAGCCGCTCCAGCCGCCGCTGGTAGGCGACCACATCGGGGTCGCCGCCGCGCTGCTGCGCCTCGTGGACCGTTTCGGCGAGCACATCGAGCAGCCGGTGCAGCGCCTGGTGGTGCTCCATGCCGCACCGATGCTGCAGATGGTGCAGCGTGGTGGTGATCGCCGGCGGCTGGTTGGTGGCCAACTGCTCCTCCAGCGCCAGGTGAAGAGAGAGGTGCAGCCATGGATGGATGCCGGTGTTGTCCAGATGGTCGCCATCGAGGAAGCGCTCCTCGTCGGCGAAGAGCGACTGGTACTCTGGGTGCATCGCGATCACCGCGACGATGCGCTGCTCCAGCGCGTTGAGCGGTTGGCCCCGCTGTGCCCGCTGCCAGGCGAGCCAGAAGACCCGGCGATGGGCGCGCAGTTGATCGCGACCGGCCTGCTGCTGCCGGCTCATCCGCCCACGGGCAGCGCCTCAGCCTGGGCGGCCGCGTTGCCGGTGTAGTCGGCCGGGGTGAGCGCCAGCAGCCGGGCGCGCGCCTCCTCGGGGATCTCCAGCGTCTCGATGAAGGCGCGCAGTCGCGCGGCGTCGATTCCCCTGCCGCGGGTCAGCTCCTTCATCTTCTCGTAGGGGTTGGCGATGCCGTAGCGGCGCATCACTGTCTGCACCGCTTCGCCCAGCACCTCCCACGAATCGTCGAGGTCGGCGGCCATCCGCGCCCCATCGGCCTGCAGTCGCGACAACCCTTTCTTCAGCGAGGCGATCGCCAGCACGCTGTAGCCGAAGGCGCAGCCCAAGTTGCGCAGCACCGTCGAGTCGGTCAGGTCGCGCTGCCAGCGGGAGACCGGCAGCTTGGTCGCCAGATGGTCGAAGAGCGCGTTGGCCAGCCCGAGGTTGCCCTCGGCGTTCTCGAAATCGATCGGATTGATCTTGTGCGGCATGGTCGAGGAGCCGACCTCACCGGCGACCACCCTCTGGCGGAAGTAGCCGAGCGAGATGTAACCCCAGATGTCCCGGCAGAAGTCGATCATGATGGTGCCCACACGGATCATGGCGTGGGAGATCTC
This region includes:
- a CDS encoding GGDEF domain-containing protein codes for the protein MKRIDFGEVRGHASALHDLLRDHKDRRIQHHLRKLVLQLEMMEEAATTVPESARTLAAWLARLCDAEHGALVRRWPGEEDPADALRIEAHVALQKERLLAGAALQTEVERGVKHMAGMLGIPGARAIPVAERIAWFAEALLEHLRQDRETIRQLHRLAQATMESLRAVQQLLLGLDEESPELQQVSIMLARPVPEDPVAARAHLQRINDELQQAQRRMIERGRRMRSALDARVRDLSGLSDRLSAMERQARSDSLTGLPNRRALKEFLADQPPGRTMSLAMIDIDRLREINTAGGREQGDRALCAAAEAMAARLRAEDLLFRIGGDEFVALFPGIDADHALQAARGLLESVCARPSADGQPGVRISVGVAERRAGEKPLPWLKRADAALYVAKGRGGGCVELAP
- the pdxA gene encoding 4-hydroxythreonine-4-phosphate dehydrogenase PdxA, which translates into the protein MAVDPGHRPLLLTLGEPAGIGPDCALLLWQRAPEQFRDLLVVAPPAWIEARARTLGIDAPVRRLERIAMPPDDRAISCLAEDGWTTAPVRVGQPAPATAGTVIAAIRLAARACLAGQAAALVTGPIEKAVLREGGFAFPGHTEFLAHLCGDVAVVMMLAAPGLRVALLTTHMALRAVPDALDRAEVERAASILDRELRRRFSVARPRLALCALNPHGGERGHFGDEEERILAPAVHALQARGIAITGPLPADTLFAPPQAHRFDAILCCYHDQALIPLKMQGFGRSVNISLGLPIIRTSVDHGTALDRAGTGTASPDSLCCAIETARAMAADSERAA
- a CDS encoding DUF1841 family protein, which translates into the protein MSRQQQAGRDQLRAHRRVFWLAWQRAQRGQPLNALEQRIVAVIAMHPEYQSLFADEERFLDGDHLDNTGIHPWLHLSLHLALEEQLATNQPPAITTTLHHLQHRCGMEHHQALHRLLDVLAETVHEAQQRGGDPDVVAYQRRLERLCRE